The sequence TAACCTCCATTGCTTAATGTTCTATAAAGGCTGTTTTAAGTTTGTTTTCTGTAAATTTTATTTTTCATAAAATTTATCTTCACCCCATTTTGCAGGGTTATTTAGTATATAATTTGCAATATTTTGATACGATTGTTCATTTCTGATAATATGGTCATAATAATTGCGTTGCCATAATTTTTCATTAAAACCCATTAACCCCATTTGTTTGGTGACAGATGATTTATACCCACGAACAATAGCACCCAACGTTTGCGATGGTGAACGTAGGGGCGAATTGCATTCGCCCAAAACACCATTCGAAGACGAATTGCATTCGCCCAAAACACCATTCGAAGACGAATTGCATTCGTGGATATTATTATTATTATTATTATCGGGCGAATGCAATTCGCCCCTACCGTTTAATACAATAATACCATGAATATGATTGGGCATTATTATAAATTCGTATAATGTTACATTTTTTCGAATGGCAGCCGTTTGCAACCATGCGTCGTGTGCAATTTGTCCGTATGCATTCAAAATCATTATTCCTTTTTCAATATGTCCAAAACGACAAATTCGATCTTCACAACAAATCGTAATAAAATACAAACCTGCTTGTGAATAATCATAACCTTTCAATCTGATAGATTTTCGTTGAGGCAATTTTTTACGGTTGCCCTTAGTCTCATTATTATAGTTTACATTGTCCTCCATATTATCAAATTTGTCTAAGCAATCTTTACAGTTGTCTACTATAATCCTACTTCTAATTTATAGGATTAATTTACTTTAATAAATTTAGTTATTATTGGCAAGTTGCTACAAAATGGGTCGTTCCTATGGAACTCGCATGTTAATGATAGTTCTTGTTAAACCCGCAAAACAAGCATTAACAATCAATTCCTAGAGCCATCGGCTCGGTCTATATTGTAAGGCAGGGTTTCAACCCTGTAATTACCACGTAACACGATAAAAAGAGCCGTAGGTTTGGTATATTGTATAAAACAATACCTCTCCTCTAAACCCTATTTCTTCCATAATACTACTTCAAACTAGCAATTATCGCTCTAAAACTCTCT is a genomic window of Flavobacterium jumunjinense containing:
- a CDS encoding transposase; the encoded protein is MEDNVNYNNETKGNRKKLPQRKSIRLKGYDYSQAGLYFITICCEDRICRFGHIEKGIMILNAYGQIAHDAWLQTAAIRKNVTLYEFIIMPNHIHGIIVLNGRGELHSPDNNNNNNIHECNSSSNGVLGECNSSSNGVLGECNSPLRSPSQTLGAIVRGYKSSVTKQMGLMGFNEKLWQRNYYDHIIRNEQSYQNIANYILNNPAKWGEDKFYEK